The Microbulbifer sp. YPW1 genome contains the following window.
GCGCTGGATCTTTCAGGATTCGCCAGCGCTTTACCGCCGAGCGCAGGCAGGGGAGCTCTGCTTTGGTACCGTCGACAGCTGGTTGATCTGGCGACTCACCGGCGGCAAATCCCACCTTACCGACCACACCAACGCCAGCAGGACCCTGCTTTACGATCTGGACCGGCGTCAATGGGATGATGAGCTGCTGAAGCTGTTTGATTGTCCTTCGTCCATTCTTCCCGAAATCCGTCCCTCTTCAGGGGTGTTTGCCAACACCGATCCCGACGCTTTTTTCGGGGCCGAGGTTCCAATTGCCGGAGTGGCCGGCGACCAGCAGGCCGCGCTGTTCGGGCAAGGGTGTATCGAGCCGGGGAGCCTCAAGAATACATACGGTACCGGGTGTTTCATGCTCGCCTATGCCGGTGAGCGCCGGCCGCTGGTACCGGAGGGGCTGCTCACCACGATTGCCTGCGATGGCGCCGGCCAGCCCGCATTTGCTATCGAGGGGTCCGTGTTCAATGGTGGCGCTGCGGTGCAGTGGTTGCGGGATGACCTCGGTGTCATCCAGCAGGCGGCGGATACAGAGCAGATTGCTCATTCGATTCCGGATACCCGCGGTGTCTATCTGGTTCCCGCATTCAGCGGGTTGGGCGCCCCCCACTGGGATGCGGGGGCCCGCGGTGCCATATTCGGTCTTACCCGCGGCGGCGGGCGCGCAGAGGTAATCCGCGCCACACTCGAGTCCATTGCCTATCAGAGTCACGAGCTGGCGAGCCTGATGGCGCAGGCGCTCGGGGTCGAGCTGCAGTGCCTGCGGGTGGATGGCGGTGCCAGTGCCAACAATTTCCTGATGCAGTTCCAGGCGGATATTTCCCGCCTGCGGGTGGAGCGGCCCCGTCAAATCGAATCGACGGCGGTGGGCGCTGCACTGCTGGCGGGTATCGGAGCGGGTATCTGGCAGCACGATCAACTCCCGGAATCGCTGCAGGATATAGAGCAGGACTTTCTGCCGCAGATGGGTGAGCTACAGCGGCGGGCGCTACTGGATGGTTGGCGCCACGCGGTGGCAGCGTGCCGGACCTACAGGTCGGAGTAGCGGTGTGAAAAAGGTGGCTGGAAGCGGTGGCGGGCGGCGCTGATTCATTGTAAAAATGGAATCAGTAACCGGCCCGAAATACTTCGATCATATCGAAGTGGCAACATCCTCAAATAACGATAAGAGCAGGAGCGTGCCATGTATTTTGAATCCCGCGGTATCCGGCTGCACTACCGCCGATGGTGGGTAGAGAATGCCCTTGGTGTGGTGGTGATATCCCATGGTTTGGGTGAGCACAGTGGTCGCTACCGCCTGCATGCCCGCTACCTCAATGCCCACGGCTACAGTGTCTACGCTCTCGATCATGTTGGACACGGCCTGTCCCCGGGTCGCCGTGGCGATATCGAAGATTTTGACCACTACTCCGCAGACCTTTGTCGCCTGATACATCTCGTTCGCCACGAAAATGCGGGGGTGCCGGTGCACCTGTTGGGGCACAGTATGGGTGGGGTGATTGCCTGCGCCAGTGCAATCAACCCGGTGGGTGATAGTTCGATCGCCAGCCTGGTACTGTCTGCCCCGGCTTTTGTCGGTTGCAGTGAGCCCGGGGTTGTAGAGGGGGCCCTGGTGCGCCTGCTGGCGAAAGTTTATCCCTCGTTATCCCTGTCCAACCGGCTGGATGCCCAGTGGATAAGCCGCGACCCCGAGGTCGTGGACGCCTATATAAATGACGAACTGGTGCATGATCGGGTGACGCCGCGCTGGTTTGATGGCTATCAGCGTGCG
Protein-coding sequences here:
- the glpK gene encoding glycerol kinase GlpK, translated to MILSIDQGTTGTTAFVFDTEGRLCGRSYSEFPQYYPHPGWVEHDVDEIWQVTLRVCAAALQRAGIEASALRALGITNQRETTVLWDRSTGEPVHRAIVWQCRRSSEICNQLREAGAESLVRAKTGLLLDAYFSASKLRWIFQDSPALYRRAQAGELCFGTVDSWLIWRLTGGKSHLTDHTNASRTLLYDLDRRQWDDELLKLFDCPSSILPEIRPSSGVFANTDPDAFFGAEVPIAGVAGDQQAALFGQGCIEPGSLKNTYGTGCFMLAYAGERRPLVPEGLLTTIACDGAGQPAFAIEGSVFNGGAAVQWLRDDLGVIQQAADTEQIAHSIPDTRGVYLVPAFSGLGAPHWDAGARGAIFGLTRGGGRAEVIRATLESIAYQSHELASLMAQALGVELQCLRVDGGASANNFLMQFQADISRLRVERPRQIESTAVGAALLAGIGAGIWQHDQLPESLQDIEQDFLPQMGELQRRALLDGWRHAVAACRTYRSE
- a CDS encoding alpha/beta hydrolase, which encodes MYFESRGIRLHYRRWWVENALGVVVISHGLGEHSGRYRLHARYLNAHGYSVYALDHVGHGLSPGRRGDIEDFDHYSADLCRLIHLVRHENAGVPVHLLGHSMGGVIACASAINPVGDSSIASLVLSAPAFVGCSEPGVVEGALVRLLAKVYPSLSLSNRLDAQWISRDPEVVDAYINDELVHDRVTPRWFDGYQRARDCLLARPEDIKVPSLLLLPGSDRLVDSSASREWFDRLPGNVHQLHAFPDAYHELLNEPQAAEEAMALLVAHLNRFSESSSRGIPAQRAAAGS